From the genome of Leptospira langatensis:
CTTGGAATCCTCGATCTGTTTGGGAGTCAGTTTTACGACCCCGTCTTTTATCTTCTTCTTAAAGCTACCTATGAAATGATTTCTGTAGAATCTACCGGCAATCGAGTCTATGAACACGCAGTTCTTTGCCAGATCCAGAGGAGGAGATACCGCGGAGAAGGCGAGTGCCTTATGGTCTCTGGACTCCCCAAAAAACTTCAGGATGAGGTTTGCAGATAAGGAAAATCCGGAAACGAATATCTTTCTACTCAAGGATTCATACATGAAATCCAAAACGTCCTGCACGTCTTCCGATTGGCCTGCGTAGTAGGACTTTTTTGAAAAACCTCTGCCTCTTCCGCAATTTCGGAGATTCATTCGGATCACACCATATCCGCGTTCCAGCGCAGAAGTGGCAAGAGATACCAGATAAGAGCTTTCCGAGTCTCCTTCCATTCCGTGTATCATTAAAATATAATGTCCGTTCGCTGGAGGAGAGCTTTTTCGATAGGAAGAAAGAGGAGGATTATGCTCTAACCACAAAGCATCTCCCGATCCGTCGGAAACATTCAGTAGGATATCTTCGTGATAATAAGAAGTCCTTAATGGATTCTCAGGAGGAAAAAGAGTGCTATAGATCGTTTGCGCATGCTTTCCTGAAACGAATCTTTTCGGACGAAAATGAGGGGACTCCATATTA
Proteins encoded in this window:
- a CDS encoding YheT family hydrolase translates to MESPHFRPKRFVSGKHAQTIYSTLFPPENPLRTSYYHEDILLNVSDGSGDALWLEHNPPLSSYRKSSPPANGHYILMIHGMEGDSESSYLVSLATSALERGYGVIRMNLRNCGRGRGFSKKSYYAGQSEDVQDVLDFMYESLSRKIFVSGFSLSANLILKFFGESRDHKALAFSAVSPPLDLAKNCVFIDSIAGRFYRNHFIGSFKKKIKDGVVKLTPKQIEDSKKVKTFFDFDDMITAPSFGYHSAMEYYKANSCISFIPFIRHPGILIHAEDDPVVPLFEWNSIQWKKLPNLKTILTEKGGHVGFVTKSSPELPDGLWLTKILLDYFDSRL